DNA sequence from the Salmo trutta chromosome 28, fSalTru1.1, whole genome shotgun sequence genome:
AAAAATCGGAGTCTCTGTAATAATTCCGTTACTGTAGACTTGTCATATattgggcaaatattgcacaatccaggtgtgtaaagctcttagagacttacccagaaagactcacagctgtaatcactgccaaaggtgattctaacatgtactggCTTGGGGGTGAATATTTATCTAATAAAGATTTatgtttgatttaaaaaaaaatatatatatattttgttcttccactttgacattaaatCATATTTTGTGTGGATTGTTGACAAAAACAAAAAggtattaaatccattttacaatgtgaagaaatccagggggggtgaatacttatgatagGCACCTGTCGATAATCActtctcctctttccctccaGACTCTCTGCAgcgctctctcgctgtctctgaagaggaggttccctctgagcagcagcactgtgagcaggagtggagccccagtctgggGCAGGAGAATCACAAGCCcacacagattaaagaggaacaggaggaagtcaggaccagtcaggaggaagagcagcttcaagGGCTGGAGGCTGATATCGTAGAGTTTGTATTCACTCCTCCTTGTGTGaaaagtgaatgtgatcaggagGACCCACTTTGGTCCTTGACTCTTCCCCAAACCCAGActgtggagaacagagagagtcaTCCTAAACATTTTGGCACTGTGACCCACCTAAAGGGTTTTGATATTCCCTGTGACCCTCCAGATAATCAAAACAATGCGTCCAGCCACAGCTCAGCCAAAAGCAGCGACCCACTAGGACATGACAGCAGCCAACCATTGGATCCGAACCTACCAATGGGGGAACACTGTTCCAAACCCAGCACCATATCGATAAAAGCTTACCGCTGCCGTGACTGTGGCAAAACGTTTCCTCTGAAAGCGGGCCTGCAGAGGCATGTGAATCTCGACAAGAAGAGACTCAGTGAATGCCACTTCTGCAAAAAACAGTACAACTCCACCTGTAAACTGAAGGCCCATGCCCGACTATGTCACGGTGGGAAACCCAGCACCTGCCCCTTTTGTGGCAAGACCTTCAAACACAAAGGACATCTGTCTAGGCACATGagtattcacacaggagagaaaccatttagctgtggtgactgtgggaagagcttcaatcagaAGGGGGGCCTAGGAAGACATatactgactcacacaggagagaaaccttttagctgtcaTTTTTGCTGTAAAAGCTTCAGGCAGAAGAGGGATCTAAGGAGGCATATActgattcacacaggagagaaaccatttagctgtgatGACTGCGGTAAAGGCTTCATTCGCAAGGAGCACCTAACTGCACATATgcggactcacacaggagagtAAAGATTTATCTGTGGTGACTGCGGGAAAAGCTTCAATCGTAAGGGGAAGCTGAGAATTCATATATGGACTCTCACAGGGGAGAAATCATTTATGTGATGACTGCTGGAATTGTTTAACTACGAagactaagggctctattcaatcagtaTTTTGGAAGTTCAGCGTTACAGCGTGATTGCCATTACGTTTCAATGTTGCTGAGATAGCGGAGACTATTCACGATAAACACTGCATACGTCGGCTCAATCAGAATTTACCTTAAcatttctcaaatcaaatcaaagtttatttgtcacgtgcgccgaatacaacttaCTTACAAGCTTTTTCTATTGTGCAATCTGTAATGCTTCAGCGATATAGAGCCCTAACCTAACCAAACATATTTacagactcacacaggagagaaatcatttagctgtggtgacagCGGGGAAAGCCTCAATAAGAAGGGGGACCTAACCAGGCATatactgactcacacaggagagatatcaCATGGCTGCCCAGTCTGTGGTAAAATAGTCACTCAGAAGGTAAACCTACTGAAGCATGTAAAAAAACATACAAACAAGATAAAATGGACTAAGATGTTCTGTCAGAAGATGGGAATAAAAATCAACTGTGGATCATTCATGCTGTGTATTTTAGAACATTTTACAGAAGTAAATCCATAATGTATCGATTTCTTTATGTACATAAAGTTTTATTGGATTTAAATGATTAAGAAATGAACCAGCAGTAGTGCATTTATTATGGGAATCTCACCGATCCACTGTTCTGTTGATGTTTTCACCTTATTAGAAACAGGAAGAGCTGGATGGGAAAAATATcattctcagggtgatgagaaaATGGAGTGACTGATGTTACTGATTTGTTAAAAATGTATACTTATCCACTTTATCTAGAAAATGTCCTTCCATCTGTCCAAgagtatatttaatccattttgaccTAATGCGAGTTATTCATGATATTGTTTAAAATTTGGACTAATGATATACAGTCGACTCCTCATGAGTGCACACTATTTTAAGTGCACAAGTGTTTTTCCAGTCCCAATTCAATAACATCAATATTATAATATCGTAAGCCCTCTACGCTGCGTGAGGGTTTTCTTAGTTTTAGGCTCAAAGGAAGCACGTCACGCTCTTACATGGTACTGTCAACTTTATATATTGCCAGGGGAGACGATGCTGTAATAAAGTATTTGACGTTATTGTTAACTGCGTTAGAGCGTTCTCAACAAACACTATTTTCAGACCAGGTAGCTGTTAGTCTGTCCAAGGTCAAGGCAGAACTTAATTTATTGATAAGACGGAGTTAGACTCAACATTCCATGGTAATTGTCCTAGTCGTTTACTGGCCAACAAGCTATGCAGCAATGATCATTAGCTGATATAGCAACTATTGAGTCTGAAACAGGGGAATTACTATCAGAACCCAAATGAATCAAAGATTCTCATGCTTCTATAAAGAATTGTACTCCTCTGATTGTAAATCCACACCAAGCCGGTCTAAAATAATTAAGAAACTCCTCTTCTCTCAATATAAGCCACCTCGCTGGGAGCCCAAATCTCTCTCAATGAACTCAAAAGGACAATGGGCAGCATAAATAAAGGCAAATCACCTGAATGGGACAGTATTCCTCCTGAGGTCTATTTAACATTTTGGAATCAATTAGGTCCACTATTGCTCAATGATTAACAAGGCCATTCACAAAGGTTCATTTGGGAGAGATGTGAATATAGTACTAATTtcgttttataaaaaataaaaaaggtaaaGATGCCACCCAGTATTCTCACTATAGCCCCCTATCTTTGATAAACACAGATACATTATTTTCTTAAATGTTGTCGCCCCTTCTCGAGATTTACTTACCCAAATTGTTCCATACGGACCAAAGCgggtttgttaaaaaaaatatactattTCATATCTTAAACACTTCATTAAAAACAACAGTGCCTTGGGCTGTATTATCTCTCTCGATGCagaaaaagcttttgatagaCTAGAATGGGCATACAGTATCTCTGGTCTTGGAACATATCGTAATTGACTCCAATTTCATTAATATGATTAAAATGCTATGTCAATCCCTCAGCTATAGTTATAACAGGCAATATCACTAGAAGCAGCAGACAAGGCGATCCAATTTCGCCTTTGCCATTTTACTATCCCAGTTGCTATAACCGGCAGAATATCTATTGTCAAAATTAATATATTGTCACAGAATGTCTGTAGTTCAATGCTTCCCATGGCTCCCCCTTCTGACTATTGGGATACACTTCATAGTGTGGTTTCAAAATGTATATTGCACGGTAAACGATTCCGGATAAACTTAAACTTTCAAAGAGGGAAATATTTAAGAGGACTATCCGTACCAAACTTTCAGTTGTATTTCCA
Encoded proteins:
- the LOC115166219 gene encoding zinc finger protein 677 isoform X2; this translates as MSKLDFLRVFLNERLTAAAAEIFGAVEKTVVEYQEENHRLRGLLRITPEIKLCKPDSLQRSLAVSEEEVPSEQQHCEQEWSPSLGQENHKPTQIKEEQEEVRTSQEEEQLQGLEADIVEFVFTPPCVKSECDQEDPLWSLTLPQTQTVENRESHPKHFGTVTHLKGFDIPCDPPDNQNNASSHSSAKSSDPLGHDSSQPLDPNLPMGEHCSKPSTISIKAYRCRDCGKTFPLKAGLQRHVNLDKKRLSECHFCKKQYNSTCKLKAHARLCHGGKPSTCPFCGKTFKHKGHLSRHMSIHTGEKPFSCGDCGKSFNQKGGLGRHILTHTGEKPFSCHFCCKSFRQKRDLRRHILIHTGEKPFSCDDCGKGFIRKEHLTAHMRTHTGE